One Festucalex cinctus isolate MCC-2025b chromosome 3, RoL_Fcin_1.0, whole genome shotgun sequence DNA window includes the following coding sequences:
- the slc23a4 gene encoding xan_ur_permease domain-containing protein has translation MAPEKESNGLDNYAFALKGRFCDLTKHGEDVDTPIEEEGSKLAYCVTDVPPWYLCILLGIQHCLTAFGGIIAIPLILSQGLCLQHDGVTQSHLISTIFFVSGICTLLQVTFGIRLPILQGGTFTLLAPSMAMLSMPEWTCPAWTQNASLVNTSSSEFIEVWQTRMRAVQGSIMVGSLLQVLIGFSGLIGIFMRFIGPLTIAPTISLIGLSLFDSAGVSAGNHWGISTLTTVLIIIFSQYLRHIPMPLPAYGKDKKINSRRVYIFQILPVLLGISLSWLLCYILTTWSLLPSDPSQYGYLARTDLKGDVVSKAPWLTFPYPGQWGQPTVSVAGVLGIFAGVISSMIESVGDYHACARLSGAPPPPKHAINRGIGIEGLGCLLAGAWGTGNGTTSYSENVGALGITKVGSRMVIVAGGVFMIVMGVFGKVGAIFATIPSPVVGGMFMVMFGVISAAGISNLQYSDLNSSRNIFVFGFSMFSGLAIPNWIIKNPTAISTGVAALDQVLQVLLSTSMFVGGFFGFLLDNTIPGTKEERGILAWNKAHEDSSINTLESGEVYDLPFGMSAYLSSFPWSRYLPFCPPFVPKRPDGCGDGKSTQEPNNALEHSEPSQIIVGVTL, from the exons ATGGCTCCAGAAAAGGAAAGCAATGGTCTTGATAACTACGCATTCGCA CTTAAAGGGCGCTTTTGTGACCTAACAAAACATGGAGAAGATGTCGACACTCCAATAGAGGAAGAGGGCAGCAAGTTGGCTTACTGTGTAACGGATGTACCACCTTGGTACTTGTGTATCCTTCTCGGTATTCAg CACTGCTTGACAGCATTTGGAGGTATCATTGCCATCCCATTGATCCTCTCACAAGGCTTGTGTCTTCAACATGATGGCGTCACACAGAGTCACCTCATTAGCACTATCTTCTTTGTGTCTGGAATCTGCACTCTGCTGCAAGTCACTTTTGGCATCAG ATTGCCAATCCTGCAAGGAGGGACATTCACATTGCTGGCACCTTCCATGGCAATGCTGTCAATGCCAGAGTGGACTTGTCCTGCTTGGACACAGAACGCAAGCCTTGTCAATACGTCGTCCAGTGAATTCATAGAAGTGTGGCAGACTAGAATGAGAGCA GTGCAGGGGTCCATTATGGTGGGCTCACTCTTACAGGTGCTAATTGGTTTCTCTGGCCTCATTGGCATCTTCATGCGTTTCATTGGCCCTCTCACCATTGCCCCCACCATCTCTCTCATTGGACTCTCTCTTTTTGACTCTGCTGGCGTCAGTGCAGGGAACCACTGGGGAATTTCTACCTT AACCACTGTCCTGATCATCATTTTCTCACAGTATCTTCGTCACATTCCCATGCCTTTGCCGGCATACGgcaaggacaaaaaaataaactccaGGCGTGTTTACATCTTCCAGATTCTTCCT GTTCTGCTTGGAATCTCCTTGTCCTGGCTCCTGTGCTATATTTTAACAACCTGGAGTCTACTTCCCTCTGATCCAAGCCAGTATGGCTACTTGGCTCGTACTGATTTGAAAGGCGATGTAGTGAGTAAAGCTCCTTGGCTCACGTTCCCTTACCCCG GTCAATGGGGACAGCCCACTGTGAGCGTGGCAGGGGTACTTGGCATTTTCGCCGGTGTGATTTCATCCATGATAGAGTCTGTTGGGGATTACCATGCATGCGCCAGACTATCTGGGGCTCCGCCTCCACCTAAACATGCAATCAACCGGGGAATTGGGATTGAGGGGCTGGGGTGTCTGCTGGCCGGAGCCTGGGGGACAGGAAACGGTACCACTTCATACAGCGAGAATGTGGGAGCCCTCGGTATCACAAAG GTTGGCAGTCGTATGGTGATTGTCGCTGGGGGTGTGTTCATGATAGTCATGGGTGTTTTTGGCAAAGTCGGAGCCATTTTTGCGACCATCCCATCGCCTGTCGTTGGAGGGATGTTCATGGTTATGTTTGGGGTTATTTCTGCAGCAGGGATTTCCAATTTACAG tattcagATTTGAACTCATCTCGCAACATCTTCGTGTTTGGTTTCTCCATGTTTTCGGGTTTGGCTATACCGAACTGGATAATAAAGAACCCCACAGcgatttctacag GTGTGGCTGCGCTAGACCAGGTGCTGCAAGTCCTTCTCTCAACTAGCATGTTTGTTGGAGGCTTCTTTGGTTTCTTACTGGACAACACAATTCCAG GCACAAAGGAGGAACGAGGCATCCTGGCCTGGAACAAAGCACACGAGGACAGCTCCATCAACACACTGGAGAGTGGAGAAGTCTACGATCTACCTTTTGGCATGAGCGCGTATTTGTCTTCTTTTCCATGGAGCCGTTACCTGCCGTTCTGCCCCCCTTTTGTGCCTAAAAGGCCTGACGGATGTGGAGATGGTAAAAGCACTCAGGAACCCAATAATGCACTTGAACATTCAGAGCCTTCACAGATCATTGTTGGAGTCACTCTTTAA